The Rhodamnia argentea isolate NSW1041297 chromosome 10, ASM2092103v1, whole genome shotgun sequence sequence ACAATCTAGTCACGACATGTTTCAGATTTTCTACCGGGAATTGACTCGACGATTACCCCTAGACCCACATGACACACAAAAGTGGGGCTAGGGAAAACAACACCTAGGTTAAAAAGGTTATTACTTCCTAGGAGCATCGAATTTAAGCTCAATACGACAAAAGAATCCGTTTTGATGGCCCTTTCCCCCTCCTCCAACAAATTCGACATTATACCCACTAAACATGCGGCCCAATATTAAGACAATGGGATGGGGACGTTTAGTTTCGAGCACGGAGTTCAACTCTCACGCTCCATAAAAAAGGCAGAGTAGAAGTTCGAATAAGATAAGAGAATCAGAATACAacaaacgaaaaagaagaagaaaaaaagacaaattaatTCGATATTAAGCCCTAACCACCAAATTATATCCAAATGACAGAAATTGCATGGCATCCTAACCTCCAAAGCAAAAGcaatttaagcaaaaaaaaaaaaaaaaagatctccaAAATGCGAATAAATGTTCAATTAATTCGATATAAGAGCCCCGCTAATCTGAACGCTCTTTCGGCTTAAACGACTAGCTTGCTCGGCGTATCTTCTTCGAACTcctattttaaaataatatcttaTTTTATAGTGTCCAATCCAATCATTGTTTCATTGTTTTTTCCACATTTAAATCGTGCTCCACACGTTTGGAGTTCCCCCACCTCGCACGCTCTCCCCCGACCACCTCCACTCACCGGAAAGCGGTCAAGTAAACGGGCCTATCCCCGTTTCCCATTAGACCCGGAAATTGCCCCGACATTTGGAATTCGGATTTTTGAAACGATCAGCAATTCACAAAATTTGctagctgttttttttttaattattatttaattaaattgatcgaCGTTGCTATCAAACCGGTAAAGGGAAAGCATATTGATTTACAAATGAAAgcaatattcttcttctttcttcttctttttcgctttttccTTGTCGAGAATATTTACTGGAACATGGGGgagaaaaagaagtagaaatCCAAAGCATCCACGTCGTTTTTATCAGTAGATCAGAGGCTTTCGTCAACATCGTCATCATCTTCGAGCAGCATTCTCGCCgccccgcaaaaaaaaaaaatcagctgaAACAAGAGACCTAAAGAGAAGcccaaaaaggaaagagaggaaaaaagaagaagaagaaaggaagtgaTTCTTCACAGTTGCAGAAGTTATTCACGCATCATCATCGACCGACGCGAACAGACCCAGAACAATCTAATAAACGAAAGGAAGTCCTAGCATATGATAATAATAAGAATAAAGATCGAATCCGTGTGATCAAACCCTGAAGCACCACGCGTGGTGGAGGCCGTGGCCATGGCCGTGCCCGCCGCCGTGAGAgagggggtggtggtggtggtggagggagCTCTCCCGGTCGATGGATTGCTGGACGGAGCGGAACTCCTCCACGTGGCAGGGGATGGTGATGGGTCCCTTCTGGTCGAAGCCGAactcctcctcggcctccttGAGGAGCTCCACGAAACGCGGGTGGTTCACGTACATCACCGGTATCACgaacctcctcctctcctcctcGCCATGCCCCACCATCACCGCCAAGCACCCCTTCGGCACGTCGTGCTCGTGCCGCGGCTGGTGGGGGTGGTGGTGAGGGAAGTGCAGGTGGAACAGCTTGTCTCCGCTTCCCATCGCCGGCCGCCGAACGagagacaaagaaagaaagaaaccagagagcgagagagagagagagacggggagCGAGTCGGGGATGGATGAAGGACTACAataagagggagaggagagagaagggccAAGGGTCGGAGGAGGAGATGGCCAACTGGAAGAGAGTGAAGGAGGAGTCGGTGAGAGATCTGGGTATGTTGCTCATGGTAGACGACGATGGCCGATCAGCATGGAGCAagcgagggagggagggaggtctGGTGGAGGAGGCGGTGGCAGGCTTTTATAATGAGAAGAGACGGCGAACGGAGGAGGAGGTTTTGCCTTTTGGCGTTGGTGTTGTGTTGGTATAGGGTTTGCTCGGTTTTTCGCTTTAGCTTAGCTTATACACAAAggcagagcgagagagagagaaacagtcAATATCTCGTGGGGGTCATCAGTGTGAAGATCAGGTGGTTctggttctctctctcgctcgccaacaagaagaagaagaagaagagatgaagggattttattttattttattttttttttttttcggggtaATTTACAGCTGGAGATCAGAATGCGCTACTTCCGGGATTAGAGGATTTTTGCTGCTTCCAGAGAATATTGCTTAGCTTTTTGATTATGTGATTTATGTGGGGATTTCTCTCAAAGCTTCTCCGTGTTTACGCTGGGGATCCGGCTttgctttttttcaaaattcagggATAAGGTCTCGCTAAAGGCCAAATCGGCGCAATTAACTACATCCAACGTGGCAAACCCCTTATATTCACTAAGATATCGTCTATTTGCACAGGGCCGGGACGTGCGCCATAAAATAGAGAATTAATACCCcgaaaacatttaaaataatACACGCGTGATTAATCtatcccaaattattattttgactacaaaaactccaaattgataaatttgtgataaatttacttttcattaatttttcgttaaattttatcatcaatttATCGAGTTGGATGACAAGTAGCAATTGACGTGTGTATCGGTTTGATATTTTTACCTCTacttgtcacaagtatatcggtttggaattttctatggTATTATCTCagtttaacggaaactaataaaaagtaaatttgtcacaagtgtacacAGTTTAGAGTTTCTGgttatcaaaaaattagtttgaggtaaatttatcacggatgtactagtttgaaatttttggtgatcaGAAAAATAgcttgaggtaaatttgtcacacgtgtATTAGTTTAGGGCTTTGGTGGTCAAGATATTAGTTTGCGGTAAATTTATTATGGGTATATCAATTCgggatttttgtgaaaaaagtAGTTAAGTTTGACActttttgtggtcgaaaaaatagtttgtggtaaatttatcacaggtgtaccaattgagggtttttttgtaattgtggtaaatttatcacacgtgtatcagtttgaagtttttcgtgctattaattctaaaataaaagcaaaagaaataaaacaataaatcATGTTCGGTAACACCTTAAAGTGGGATGTATGACCTAAAATCCATTTCTCAAAATCTTCTTATAATCGACTAATCGAATGCACTTCGCGTCCTAGAAATTGTTCCAAAATAAACCTTGATCATAACCTATTCATGGGGTCGcacctatttttctattttgatccTCCTTccctatttatttattcatgttcTTTAAGCATTAACAAACTTGCTATTTGTATTTCAAGCGGCCAGCAAACAAGAAAGTCAATGCCGAATCCTCGTTGAGGATGCCAATCCATGaatttaaaccaaaaaaaaaaaaaattgtatttctgGCGTAATAATTACAAtgcatattttaaaaaaaattgtattttcaCCTCAAGACtattgccaaaaagggcaaaaagaaaatcaattgacTCGCAAGTTGCAATGTCGATCTCCAACTACAACCATTTATATTCGTGAATTTGACTTTGCACCCACCCctcctctctgttttttttttgttttccgcCCTCCCCAACTGCTCGCCCGGAACAGATACGGCGGCGCAGCGGAAGGCACGATGATCTCGCGGGGCCTGCTCGTAAGCAAACCTCGAACCGACACGCGGGAGACTGGAGGCGAAAATGCCCTCCCCACGTCAGCTCGCGTGGGGCCCGCGTCGATCGAGAACTGACCGACACGTTCTGCCGGTACACGTCAGCACGGGAGTGGCGTGGGGGTTGGGGGGCACTGCTTGGCGAATTGGCTCGGCGCGCCTGACGGAACCAAAGTCTTCGGCGCAAATAGAGACGTCTGGTCAGCAGCTCCTGCCTTAATCCCAAcgttttcatcattttccttccttcttaaTTCTCCTTTAGCTTTTCGAccccaccccaaaaaataaaaaaaaaatatctccttTAACGTGAAATCCGTGATCACAcgacaaaaatattaaattacggATTACTCGAATAATAATCGTGTTTTTGATTTaggaaatatatattttttaggacGTCTGTCAACAAAATCTTATTACGGAATTGAAGATTCGATTAATGACAAAATTACCCTCGATTCCGTTTGATCTTTTTTCACGAATGTTCTAGTTGCGGGCCTGGTGTGGACCGGATCTGACGCCGCAATCAATGGAAGAAGTTGCCGTTCAGCGAAATTACTTGAGTATTTTGTCAACGTGGAAGGTGT is a genomic window containing:
- the LOC115742247 gene encoding auxin-responsive protein SAUR32-like, encoding MGSGDKLFHLHFPHHHPHQPRHEHDVPKGCLAVMVGHGEEERRRFVIPVMYVNHPRFVELLKEAEEEFGFDQKGPITIPCHVEEFRSVQQSIDRESSLHHHHHPLSHGGGHGHGHGLHHAWCFRV